Genomic window (Actinomycetota bacterium):
ACTGGGCGCAACAGCTCTTCCGGCGCGAGCTCGGTCGCGCCGAGGTTCCCCTCCCGCGCCTTCATCCATGCAACGTTTCCTCTGATCGTGTTGATCTCTCCGTTGTGTGCGACGAAGCGGAAGGGCTGAGCCCGCTCCCAAGTGGGAGCCGTGTTGGTGGCGAAGCGCTGGTGGAAGATCGCGAACCAACCGTTGCACCCTTCGTCGGCCAGGTCCGCGTAGAACTCGGCGAGGCGGTCGGCCGCGCACAGCGCCTTGTAGGTGATCGTGCGGAACGAGAACGACGCGACGTAGGCGCGCATTCCTTGGTCTCGCACGCGCTGTTCGATCCTGCGACGCGCGCGGAAGGCGCATCGCTCGCCCTCGTCTTCGTCGGTCCCGACGGGACGCGACACGACCGCCTGGAGGATCGCCGGCTGCGACCGCGCCGCGGCATCCCCTAGCGCCCGCTCGTCCACCGGGACCTCCCGCCATCGCTCGACGAGCAGCCCCTCCTGCGCGCAGCAGTCCTCGACGACGGCGCGCGCGCCCGCCTCGCGCTCGGGATCGATGAACATCATCGCGACGCCGGCTCGATCGTCGATGCCCAGAAGCCGGTGGGGGAGCGGCAGAAGCAGCCCGGCACCGTCGCCGGTCAGCTCGTCTGCTGCCAGGGCGCCCCGGTGCTTCACCCGGCACAGCGCCTCCAAACCGGCGGCCACGATCGCGCGCGAGGAGCGGCCTCGTGAGTCGGCGACGAAGCCGATCCCACAGGCGTCGCGTTCCCACTGCGGGTGCGAGGTGACGCTCATCCAAGACCTTTCCAACCGGTCCGGAGGCATAGAAAAAGGCGCCGCCGGAGCGAGCGCCGTTGCTCTGTAGTCATGTTCGGCTGACGCCGAACGTTCGTGCTGCCACCCGCTTGGCTGCGCCAAGCCGGTCGGAGTGTGAACGGGGAAGTCGCCGCCAGCCTAGCCGAGCGGCGGGCGGCGAGGCAACGACCTGCCTCTGGTTAGGCTCCCCTAACTCCAGGGTGCCGAAGTGCTAATGTTCGGCCGACCGAAGATTGAGCCTACGCACTTCGATGGAAGGGAGAAAGGGATCATGCGGCTGCGCTTCGTGGGGCTGCTGGCGGTATCGCTGCTGGCCGGCGCGTGTGGTGGAGAGACGGGCGCGGCGCCGGCGACGGGCGCGGCCGGGGCCCCGGCGGGCGACGCTGTCACGGTTTATTCCGGCCGTGATGAGGCGTTCGTCGGCCCGCTCTTCGAGCGGTTCATGGAACAGGAAGGGATCGAGCTGGAGATCCGCTACGGCGACTCTGCGGAGCTGGCCGCGACCATCCTCGAAGAGGGCGAGTCGTCTCCCGCCGACGTGTTCCTGTCGCAGGACGCGGGCTCTCTCGGGGCGGTGGGAGAGGCAGGCCTCTTGGCGGAGCTGGATCGGAAGATCTTGCGCCGGGTCGACGAGCGGTACCGCTCCCCGGAGGGACTATGGGTCGGCACCTCCGGGCGCGCCCGGGTCGCCGCGTACAACACGGATTCCCTGAGCGAGGAAGACCTTCCGGAGTCGATCGTGGAGTTCACCGACCCCGCCTGGCGCGGGCGCATCGGCTTTCCCCCGACGAACGCGTCGTTCCAGGCCTTCGTGGCCGCGATGATCCAGCTCGAGGGCGAAGACGCGACGCGCGAGTTCCTCGAGGGGCTGCAGGCGAACGAGCCGGTCTTGTACCCGGACAACATCTCGACGGTTCGAGGCGTCGCAGCCGGTGAGGTCGAGGTCGGCTTCGTCAACCACTACTACCTCTACGAGGTCGCAGTCGAAGATGGTGACATCCCCGTCGCCAACCACTTCTTCACGGGTGGCGACGCCGGGGCCTTGGTGAACACCGCGGGCGTCGCGATCCTGGAGACGTCGGACAAGGCCGAGGACGCGGCCGCGCTGGTGGAGTACCTCACCGGGGGCGAAGGACAGACCTACTTCGCCCAGGAGACGTTCGAGTACCCGGTGGTCGAGGGCGTGGAGACGAAGGAGGACCTGGTTCCTATCGAGGAGATCGAGTCTCCGAAGCTGGATCTGTCGGACCTCGGTCGCACGCTGGAGCCCGCGCTGCAGCTCCTCGCGGAGGTCGGCCTCCTGTGACGCCGACGTTCTAGAGGATGGCACACGCGGCCCACGCCTGGCGTGTCCGATCGACGATCACGCGTCGGAGCCATGCTCCGCGCGCTGTCGTGCTCTCCTCCCTAGCGGTCTGCGCCGTGATGTTGTTGCCCGTCGTCTACCTGATCGTGCGGGCACTCGAGGCCGATGCGTCGAGCTGGGACCTCATCCTCAGACCGCGCACGGTCGAGCTGGCCGCCCGGAGCATCGGCCTTGCCTCCGCGGTGACCGCTGCAGCCGCGGCGATCGGCGTGCCGTTGGCATGGCTGACGGTTCGTACGGATCTCCCGGGCCGGCGTGTCTGGACGGTGCTGTTGTCCTTGCCCCTCGTGATCCCGAGCTACGTGGGGGCCTTCGCCCTGCTCGCCGCCTTCGGGCCGCGCGGTTTGCTGCAGAGGGCCCTCGAGGGCCCCTTCGGAATCAGCCGGTTGCCCGACGTATCGGGTTTCCCGGGCGCGTTCATCAGCCTGACGCTGTTCACCTACCCCTACGTCTTCCTCCTCGTTGCCGCGGCGCTGCGCGGGATGGATCCCTCTTTGGAGGAGGCGGCCCGTAGCCTTGGACGCTCTCGATGGGCGACGTTCAAGACGGTGACGCTCCCGATGCTCCGGCCCTCGGTTGCCGCGGGAAGCCTCTTGGTCGCGCTCTACACGCTCCACGACTTCGGTGCGGTCTCGTTGATGCGCTTCCACGTCTTCACCCAGGCGATCTACCTCCAGTACAAGGGCGCCTTCGACCGAACGCCCGCGGCGATCCTGTCTTTGATGCTGATCGCGATCGTCCTCGTAGTGCTGACCTTCGAGCGTCGTGCCCGAGGGAGGTCGCGCTATCACCGGAGTAGCGCCGGCGCCGCTCGACCGCTGCCGCCGATCGCGCTGCACCGCTGGCGCT
Coding sequences:
- a CDS encoding iron ABC transporter substrate-binding protein, producing MRLRFVGLLAVSLLAGACGGETGAAPATGAAGAPAGDAVTVYSGRDEAFVGPLFERFMEQEGIELEIRYGDSAELAATILEEGESSPADVFLSQDAGSLGAVGEAGLLAELDRKILRRVDERYRSPEGLWVGTSGRARVAAYNTDSLSEEDLPESIVEFTDPAWRGRIGFPPTNASFQAFVAAMIQLEGEDATREFLEGLQANEPVLYPDNISTVRGVAAGEVEVGFVNHYYLYEVAVEDGDIPVANHFFTGGDAGALVNTAGVAILETSDKAEDAAALVEYLTGGEGQTYFAQETFEYPVVEGVETKEDLVPIEEIESPKLDLSDLGRTLEPALQLLAEVGLL
- a CDS encoding iron ABC transporter permease, whose product is MLLPVVYLIVRALEADASSWDLILRPRTVELAARSIGLASAVTAAAAAIGVPLAWLTVRTDLPGRRVWTVLLSLPLVIPSYVGAFALLAAFGPRGLLQRALEGPFGISRLPDVSGFPGAFISLTLFTYPYVFLLVAAALRGMDPSLEEAARSLGRSRWATFKTVTLPMLRPSVAAGSLLVALYTLHDFGAVSLMRFHVFTQAIYLQYKGAFDRTPAAILSLMLIAIVLVVLTFERRARGRSRYHRSSAGAARPLPPIALHRWRWPAVALCAAVTLVAFFGPVSVIVLWLLRAVAAGDAAIPWTAASGSIVAAAGGAGAALVAGLPVALLSSRYSGRLSGAAERLSYSGYALPGLVVALAFVFFASNLLPVLYQSLPLVVIAYMVLFLPQMTEPLRGSLLQVGPRVEEAGRALGKTRARVFIEVTAPLISRGAIAGVALVFLTAMKELPATLLLRPTGFETLATRVWTEASVSLYSKAAAPALMLMVICSVPLYVLARKVEVDRVDVRPE